AATCGGCCTGGCGATGTTTATTTGGCGTGGCGgggaacaaaaacaaaaattaaTTACACACCGCAATACTCATTGTGCGCCTGGTCGAGGTGCTATCAGCCACAATTGTTGACCCTCGAAAAGAAACCTTCAAAACATGTGCAGGGTCGGCAAAGTAGGAGAGTTGAAGGTATGTGTTGTCGTTGGCTTATGGCGGGTTGCGTTGGCGCCGATCGTTTAGTCTAAGTGGGCGTTTGTCATGGGTTGCTTGTTTGGGCCGTGGCGTCTGTTTCTCTGGCAACCGACTGGACCCACATAGGGCACGTGAGTGAGACTGTGTTGCATCATCTGCGAGCTTAACTTGGTTGCACTTAAATTATTATGATAGTTTAATTCGATAAGTACATTCACTGTAGGCCAGATATAGAAAACAGTGTGTAATACTGCCATTAGTTGACCGTACCGTAGGTCCCAATTAGATGCAGTTTGGAAACCTccccacaaccaccacaatTGGGTAATCCAGAAATATATTCAAAAAGGACCGTGCCAAGGCCGAGATGTAACTTAGATACAATCAAGCTAAAAGGcacaggaggaagaaattgaagagaagcaaaaaaaaagtcggGATATATcgcaatatatataaaagtagttcctgggaagagaaaagagaaagaaagccgtATCCAACAGAATTGCTCCAGTCTCACAGCAAGGTGAAAAGAGCAGCACTGGTCGCTacgatggtggtgatgacAGCCGGGGAGAGAGCGGAACCAGCACTATCCTCCAACAGGGTGACAGGCTCATAGTCGGCAGGGTTGGTGGAGTTCGTAGTGCCATCCCAGCAGTACTTCTGGAAGCACTGGGTGCAGGCATCCGGAACCTGGGTGTTCGTGCGCTCGAAAGACCGACTCAGAATAGCACAACCGACGCAGGTCGTCCAGTTACCATCACGAGTGCTGTTACCCATCGTCACCACATCATATCCGTTGCGGATGGTGTCGTCTCTTTCGGAGATCTCATAGCTTGGCTGGAAGGTTGACCAGTTCGAGTAAGACACGTATGGATAGTTCGGAAGGTAGACAACCAAAGGCGTAGGGCCTGTGGTGTTCGTACTGTTACATCCGAAGAACGTTGGCCGCGTATTCAAGCCATTGTTAACAAAGGTATTCTGGTCAGGGATCGCGGGGAATGAGGTTCCGTTAGCGATGCCGGTGGAGTTCAGGCTGCGCTCGTAAGTGGCAACGAGAGCTGTGCCGTTGGGCCAAGAATAAGTCGTGTCGGCGGAGGAGTCAACAGCAAAGATAACATCTACGTGACGCTCTGGCTGAATTaaaggatgcagaggaatGTTCTGAAGATCCTCGCCACCGTCCACCATATCGAGTTCCTGTTGATGGGCTGCTGGTGAGCTCTCGGGGGCCCAATTGTAGAACGGGTTGGGTGCATAGACAGCAatgtcctcatcttcttcaccaatctTTGCCAAGATGTCCGAGAATGCCGTCTTCAGGAAATCAGGAAGCGAAGTTGAGTTAACCTGCAGGAAGAACTGGTTGAACAAACTTGACGAAGTACCCATAACAAAACCGGCGTTGTCGAATCCGCGTACACAGGTCTCGTTGTCGGGGATAGAACCACCGTCGAATTTAGAGCCTACGTATTCTAGAGGCACAAACCCGTAGACTGTTGGATCAAAAGTACCAAACTCCCAAGGGTTAAACTCATAGACAGTAGCGTTGCTGCTGACCACGAGCTCATCGGGATACCGACCGTCGGCAACGAGGAGAGGCATCGGCATATCTGCCTGCTTAAATGTATCGGTTAGGGCAATGGACGACCAAGTATAGCTCGGACCGCCGTCGGTAGCATTGATTAATTGATAAGAGAGAGCGCGACCCCTAACGCCTATTAGTGCTGCTCGCATCCACGAGGTGTTCCACGACGTACCAATAATCAGTGATAGAGGTTTCGTATCCCGcatccttcttgtcttgCACTGCATCGTAAACGTGCTTGTAGTAAGTCGCAGAATCCAGAATCTGAATGCTATCGCCGTCAGGGCCCTCAAAAATCGAGTTTTGAAACTGCCAGACAGCACCATCCTCATGGGTCTGCAGTGCTGAAATGGTGGTGAAATTGTTGATATAGATCGACCCCACcagccatccaccaccactcaGACCAGCCAGATACGTCGCCGACTGTAGCAGACCACCCAACTGTCCCGTCGCCGTCGAGTTCTCCGTTCGGCTATCAAACGCTTTGATCGCTCCGGCACCGTTCATCAGGGCGCGATAACCTCCACCAGACACCGCAATACCAATATTGGGAAGATTGGACGTGTTACTCGAGTGGTTGTCGAGATATTGGACAGCATCAAAGTCCTTAATCGTGACATGGTTGAAGAAATCTTTCATGGCAGATTGAGTCTTCTCCCGTCGGGTTTTCAACCACGAGGTCTCATTGCTCGAGAGCCCGGATGATGCGCTACGCACCGTCGGGCGATTCGCAGGACAACTGACGTTGGACGGTACATATCCATCGGGAGCATTTGGCAATGCACGTTCCAACACAGTTCTATCAATCCTCTCAATCCTTTCTCCATGAGGGCCTGGGGCCGCTGTCACGCCTACCGACCATCAGCGATGTCAGAATAGGTTAAAAGCGCGACGATCGTAGTAAATCGGGAACCACAATAAGAGTGATCAATAAACTTACCAGACAGCAACCCGGCTAAAGCAATTGCAGCTGTTGTGGGTTTCATACTGACCTGAAGTGGTCGCACACAGTTCTACGTGAGAGCGACACGTTGTTTTTTTTCGAGCAATGTCGAAGGAATTGCTCGGAGACTTGGCCAAATTTTAGGAGACGCAGTGGTCACTCCTTTCTTTTACTAGGGGTGTTCTTAGGAACCGGGACTCGGAAGCTTGGCCAAGCACACCAGGGTCTTGGTGCGATCGCAACTAGTGTTTTGAGTGATCTGACTGGAGGACCAtgaatttgatttgatcGGTTAGGGGCTGGGGAGCCCGAACCGAGGAATGGATTTCATGAGGTTCGATCCATGATGTCAAAGGATGGCCTAAGTCCGGCTCTTCCGCAATGGTGGCTGACTGGGATGGGCGATCGACAACTATTATTGATCAATGGACTTTCTTTTGAGTAGCGTGACTATCAATCAGTTTACGTGTTAGGAAGATTCTCTCAGCTCTGGAATTGCTTCGCTTACTGATCGGATTCCTTGTGAGCATATTCTTTTGTGCCagaatagaaaagacaaTAAACCCGATACAATTAAAAGAACATAAAAATAGACAGTGCAGCGCAGTGCATCTGTCAGATCAGCATTATATGCATAACTCCATGAAGAAGTTCCCGATACGAGTACGTAGAGTGGGTCAGTCGGAAATGAAGTGAAAAAAGTCGAGGTGCAAGTGGAATGTAAGGCTTCCAAGTTCCATCCCCACTCTCTGATAGGCCATCTTCAATCCAATAGACCGAACCCATGGATGCAGGCTGTGGCTATGTTCTCTTCCGATGAAAAGTTTTTTCTCTGAATGAAAATTCTTCTGCATCTGAAAACAGGCAGCAAGATAAACCGGGTATATTCCGCTTACAAATACATTCAACATTGAATTGAAAAGTCACGTTATGATGGCTTGGCAAAAGCTTGACAACCTGCGGTGTAACAATTTAACACAGGCTCTGGAATATACTTAGaagtagtactccgtacactaCTCACATTTACCCAGTAACACTTGAACTGATTTCCTTGTATTATACTAGTAGTCTGCCACATATAGCACTTACCCCTCCTATCAAATATTTTCGCGATTTTTCAGGGATCGTTAACCTTTGAAGTTTTGCGCTCACTCAAACGATTGGTCAAATACCACAACCATTCTATATGGGGTACTCGTAATCATCAAGACAATACGTACCACCAAAGCACTACTTGATTTCCCCCTATCTATACTCTTTTCCCCACTGACCTTTTTACAACGAGAGACCGAATACATAGTATCTGCTTAATGATGAACAGAGGAAACGAAACCAAACCAATATACCGCTTACAATCGTCGTACTCTCTCTCTGTCCCCGAGATATATAATTCCAAACGTATAGGCACCAAGTACAGATCTTTTGAACCAAGTCTGAAAGAATACATTTGAATTTCACACTCCACTGAGGACATCATTTGATAGCTACAAAGAGGACCACTCTGTACCAGACCTGCAGCAGGAGCACTAGTACCTGTGAAAGGGTCTGTTCTACTGACGGGGAATCCTGGCTTTGTGATAAACTAGCTATGAGTGAAGAAACAATCAGTTCCCCGTCACGATCCTCGCGCGCACGAATCACCAGTCCAAGGATTAATGCACCAACCATCCTCATATGGTCCTTCCTTTCTATGTCCCATGGACCATACTCGTGCATCACCTGGAAAGAATCGCCAGTGTAGGGTTGTCCCTTGATGTATTTCAAGTACTCCACATCGTACTCGGCAAAGGTCACATATATCTCATGCCGGTCTTcagagatgatgaagctccTACGCTGCTGTCAATTCAAGGTGAATAAAGGCAAAACTGACCGACCAGGAAGATCCGCGCGAGACTCAGGCTGGTGATCCAAGCTACCATCTCAGCCCTTTCTTGCATTCGTATGCTTCTCTCCGAGCTTCTCAATCCTGCCTTGACCTCCACTATTCCAATGACATTACCTGTCCTGTGGTCCTTCAGGTAGCCGTCTGTTCGGGCTTCAAAGGCCGCGCCCCCTGACTCGAATTTAAACCGAACTCTATGAGGAGTCCATCTTAGGGAGCCCTCAAAGTGAAGGGATATTGCATTCAAAAAATTCAGGAGGGAAAACCAAcagtctcttcatcatctgtgcGCTCGAGTAGTATGGACGCATCCTTGGGGGCAGGGGGATATGGCGATATTTTCATCGGCCTTGTTGGAGCTTCGGCTAAGTTAAGTCCACCGATGTCCAAGTCCagatcttcaccttcctccatcatcatAGTCATGCCCCGGCCATGGAAAAGTCCCTTTGGCGGTTTAGAGGGAGTCTCTGGTGCACCTTGGCCTGGACCTTCCCGTTGTTGGATACTTTTCGCTTTGACTTTTGCGCGAGTTCGTCCCGACAACGGGCTCGGGCTAAACTGAACATTGCTGGACTGTATCACGGGCTTCTGCAATCCTCGAACATCCGCCTGGAAGTCTTCAACAAGGGAGAACGTGCCAAGATCGGGTATTGTATGGTTACTCGCGGTTGTCCTACGGGGAGTCAAGACGCTACGATAGTT
The sequence above is a segment of the Aspergillus oryzae RIB40 DNA, chromosome 3 genome. Coding sequences within it:
- a CDS encoding lysophospholipase family protein (lysophospholipase), encoding MKPTTAAIALAGLLSGVTAAPGPHGERIERIDRTVLERALPNAPDGYVPSNVSCPANRPTVRSASSGLSSNETSWLKTRREKTQSAMKDFFNHVTIKDFDAVQYLDNHSSNTSNLPNIGIAVSGGGYRALMNGAGAIKAFDSRTENSTATGQLGGLLQSATYLAGLSGGGWLVGSIYINNFTTISALQTHEDGAVWQFQNSIFEGPDGDSIQILDSATYYKHVYDAVQDKKDAGYETSITDYWGRALSYQLINATDGGPSYTWSSIALTDTFKQADMPMPLLVADGRYPDELVVSSNATVYEFNPWEFGTFDPTVYGFVPLEYVGSKFDGGSIPDNETCVRGFDNAGFVMGTSSSLFNQFFLQVNSTSLPDFLKTAFSDILAKIGEEDEDIAVYAPNPFYNWAPESSPAAHQQELDMVDGGEDLQNIPLHPLIQPERHVDVIFAVDSSADTTYSWPNGTALVATYERSLNSTGIANGTSFPAIPDQNTFVNNGLNTRPTFFGCNSTNTTGPTPLVVYLPNYPYVSYSNWSTFQPSYEISERDDTIRNGYDVVTMGNSTRDGNWTTCVGCAILSRSFERTNTQVPDACTQCFQKYCWDGTTNSTNPADYEPVTLLEDSAGSALSPAVITTIVATSAALFTLL
- a CDS encoding uncharacterized protein (predicted protein), with product MDKPPELKSEWETALRGAGLEGKTLQSLDLLSASKINIEQFLLLKKHYDACFFNPDHVGLGGPIKQANDILANYKDFANYRSVLTPRRTTASNHTIPDLGTFSLVEDFQADVRGLQKPVIQSSNVQFSPSPLSGRTRAKVKAKSIQQREGPGQGAPETPSKPPKGLFHGRGMTMMMEEGEDLDLDIGGLNLAEAPTRPMKISPYPPAPKDASILLERTDDEETVGFPS